One window of the Bacteroidales bacterium genome contains the following:
- the nhaC gene encoding Na+/H+ antiporter NhaC, whose translation MTRLKRPPTLLEALIPVVFLTALISINVFIFGDDSLAGSNQMVLVLSATVAAIVAFISGTSWEELHGGIVKSIGSAMSAILILLLIGSLAGTWLLSGIVPAMIYYGLQILNPTIFLLAACIVSSIVSLATGSSWSTVATLGVALLGIGRALGLPDGVIGGAILSGAYFGDKMSPLSDTTNLAPAMAGTDLFTHIRYMVLTTAPTFTITLIIYLVIGFSRTQSTEINDIQPILSAINGTFNVTPLLFIVPVMVISLIVMKIPALPALLSGTLAGALFALIFQPQIIEQVSGIEGKFHVAAYVAIMKSMYTSISVTTDHEMVNSLLSTGGMRGMLNTVWLIICAMVFGGIMEAGGLLQRITQTVIRWANSQGSLIASTAGTCIFFNITASDQYLSIVVPGRMFASTYRERGLAPQNLSRTLEDSGTVTSVLVPWNTCGATQSVVLGIPTLTYLPYCFFNLISPLMTIFFGYMNIKIAKLSDQVFVRKDQ comes from the coding sequence ATGACAAGACTAAAGCGTCCTCCAACTCTGCTTGAGGCATTAATCCCGGTAGTTTTTCTAACGGCATTAATCTCAATTAATGTTTTCATTTTTGGTGATGATTCTCTGGCCGGCTCCAACCAGATGGTGTTGGTCCTTTCGGCCACTGTGGCTGCAATTGTTGCCTTTATTTCCGGAACAAGCTGGGAAGAGCTGCATGGAGGAATTGTAAAAAGCATCGGATCAGCCATGTCAGCCATACTGATTCTTTTGTTAATCGGATCGCTGGCGGGCACCTGGCTTTTGAGTGGTATTGTGCCTGCCATGATCTATTATGGGCTTCAGATTCTTAATCCTACTATTTTTCTCCTGGCGGCCTGCATTGTAAGTTCCATTGTTTCGCTGGCAACGGGCAGCAGCTGGTCAACAGTGGCAACGCTTGGTGTGGCTTTGCTTGGCATCGGACGAGCCCTTGGTCTGCCGGATGGTGTGATTGGCGGAGCTATTCTTTCCGGGGCCTATTTTGGAGATAAAATGTCGCCACTGTCCGATACTACCAACCTGGCGCCTGCGATGGCAGGAACTGATCTTTTTACCCATATCCGATACATGGTATTAACTACCGCGCCAACCTTTACAATCACACTGATCATTTACCTGGTTATTGGTTTTTCCCGCACTCAATCCACCGAAATCAATGATATCCAACCCATTCTATCTGCTATCAATGGAACATTTAATGTTACACCGCTTCTTTTTATTGTTCCTGTCATGGTCATTTCTCTGATAGTGATGAAAATTCCGGCACTGCCAGCATTACTTTCAGGGACACTTGCCGGAGCATTGTTCGCACTGATTTTCCAGCCTCAGATCATCGAACAGGTGAGTGGGATTGAAGGTAAATTCCACGTTGCTGCCTATGTTGCTATTATGAAATCGATGTACACCAGTATCAGCGTGACCACCGACCACGAAATGGTGAACAGTCTATTGTCAACGGGCGGTATGCGGGGGATGCTTAATACGGTCTGGCTGATTATCTGTGCGATGGTCTTTGGCGGTATTATGGAGGCCGGCGGGTTGCTGCAGCGAATCACCCAGACTGTGATCCGGTGGGCTAACAGCCAGGGGTCGCTTATAGCATCAACAGCAGGAACCTGCATTTTCTTCAATATTACGGCCAGTGACCAATACCTCAGTATTGTGGTGCCGGGAAGAATGTTTGCCAGCACTTACCGCGAAAGGGGATTAGCTCCCCAAAACCTTAGCCGCACCCTCGAAGACAGCGGAACGGTTACTTCTGTGCTCGTCCCCTGGAATACCTGTGGCGCCACACAATCTGTTGTCCTCGGCATTCCAACCCTGACCTACTTGCCTTACTGCTTTTTCAACCTGATCAGTCCGCTGATGACGATCTTTTTCGGGTATATGAACATAAAAATTGCCAAACTCAGCGACCAGGTATTTGTCCGTAAAGATCAATAA